One Acutalibacter muris DNA window includes the following coding sequences:
- a CDS encoding pyridoxal phosphate-dependent aminotransferase, which yields MYELNEKLRALSPYAPVDGPGCVRLDANESFLPLPGEIIAAAKAAIDEMKFNRYPDPAAAELCRAFGEYYNVDPGHVVASNGSDELISVIFSGFLMGGEAFATLEPDFSMYAQGGHLAEGRHIALEKPGWAIDVDQVIDTCNREEVRLLIFSNPCNPTSLVLRREQTRRLVRGVKGLVVLDEAYMDFSRESLLGEEEDFDNLIILRTCSKAMGMAALRLGFAVARPELANAIRAAKSPYNVNSLSQVLGTAVLSRPELLREALGRIMISRKALLGGLAEIGAKHPGRFLLLPGETNFAALDMEDGREVQQELLKRGVAVRYTGGLLRVTCGAPEENRAFLTKFAEILEETR from the coding sequence ATGTATGAACTAAATGAAAAGCTGCGGGCTCTCAGCCCGTATGCCCCGGTGGACGGGCCGGGCTGCGTCCGCCTTGACGCAAACGAGTCCTTTTTACCTCTGCCGGGGGAAATCATAGCCGCGGCAAAGGCGGCCATAGATGAGATGAAATTCAACCGCTACCCGGACCCGGCGGCGGCGGAGCTCTGCCGGGCCTTCGGGGAGTATTATAACGTGGACCCGGGACATGTGGTGGCGTCAAACGGCTCTGACGAGCTTATATCGGTGATTTTTTCGGGCTTCTTAATGGGCGGAGAGGCCTTCGCCACTTTGGAGCCGGACTTCTCCATGTACGCCCAGGGGGGGCATCTGGCCGAGGGGCGGCATATAGCACTTGAGAAGCCCGGCTGGGCAATAGACGTGGACCAGGTGATAGATACCTGTAACAGGGAGGAGGTGCGCCTGCTCATTTTCAGCAACCCCTGCAACCCTACCTCCCTGGTGCTACGCCGGGAGCAGACGCGCCGTCTGGTGCGCGGGGTCAAGGGGCTGGTGGTGCTGGACGAGGCCTATATGGACTTTTCAAGGGAGAGTCTGCTGGGTGAAGAGGAGGATTTTGACAACCTCATTATTCTTCGCACCTGTTCAAAGGCAATGGGCATGGCGGCCCTTCGGTTGGGTTTTGCGGTGGCAAGGCCGGAGCTTGCGAATGCCATACGGGCAGCAAAGTCGCCGTACAACGTGAACAGCCTGTCCCAGGTCCTGGGAACTGCTGTGCTCAGCAGGCCGGAGCTTCTCAGGGAGGCGCTAGGGAGGATAATGATATCCCGCAAGGCGTTACTGGGCGGCTTGGCGGAGATAGGCGCGAAGCACCCGGGGCGGTTCCTCCTGCTGCCAGGAGAGACCAACTTTGCGGCCCTGGACATGGAGGACGGCAGGGAGGTACAGCAGGAGCTCCTTAAAAGGGGTGTGGCTGTGCGGTACACCGGGGGGCTCCTGCGGGTGACCTGCGGGGCTCCGGAGGAGAACCGGGCGTTCCTTACAAAATTTGCTGAAATACTGGAGGAGACCAGATGA
- the hisD gene encoding histidinol dehydrogenase: MIKIVNATERERRAFIEELKLRVGRTDPETEQKVARIIEDVRTGGDEAVKAYSEKFDGWTPDRLELSREEMEELSARCSGEFLEALKRAAANIYDFHSRQKQQSRIDPQPNGVIMGQRVRGLHRVGVYVPGGTAGYPSSVLMNVIPAKVAGVGEIVMATPPGRAGHPDPNIIAAALVAGVDRVFLMGGAQAVAALAYGTESIPKVDKIVGPGNIFVATAKKQLYGVVDIDMIAGPSEILIIADSSADPEYLAADLMSQAEHDPMASAILITDDRKLAESTVSALYRQLETLARRDIIERALDGYGAVIVCENMKEAVEFANQLAPEHLEVCCRDPFEYLGRLDNAGSVFLGNYSPEPLGDYFAGANHVLPTGGTARFFSPLSVDDFIKKSSFIYYTKDALMGAAGDIIELAETEELTAHANSIRVRLEE, translated from the coding sequence ATGATAAAGATAGTAAACGCCACGGAGCGGGAGCGGCGGGCTTTTATAGAGGAACTGAAGCTCCGTGTGGGCAGGACGGACCCGGAGACAGAACAGAAGGTGGCAAGAATTATAGAGGACGTGCGCACCGGCGGCGACGAGGCTGTAAAAGCATACTCAGAGAAATTCGACGGCTGGACCCCGGACAGGCTGGAGCTGAGCCGGGAGGAGATGGAGGAACTTTCTGCCCGGTGCAGCGGGGAATTTTTAGAGGCCCTGAAGCGGGCGGCGGCGAACATATACGACTTCCACAGCCGCCAGAAGCAGCAGAGCCGCATAGACCCCCAGCCAAACGGCGTTATCATGGGCCAGCGGGTCCGTGGGCTGCACAGGGTGGGGGTATATGTCCCCGGCGGCACGGCGGGGTATCCCTCGTCCGTGCTAATGAACGTGATACCCGCCAAGGTGGCGGGGGTCGGGGAGATAGTCATGGCGACCCCCCCGGGGCGGGCCGGACATCCTGACCCCAATATAATAGCCGCGGCCCTGGTGGCCGGAGTGGACCGGGTGTTCCTTATGGGCGGGGCCCAGGCGGTGGCGGCGTTGGCATACGGCACCGAGAGCATACCCAAGGTGGACAAGATAGTGGGCCCAGGCAATATCTTTGTGGCAACGGCAAAAAAGCAGCTTTACGGCGTAGTTGACATAGACATGATAGCCGGGCCCAGCGAGATACTGATAATCGCCGACAGTTCGGCGGACCCGGAGTATCTGGCGGCGGACCTGATGAGCCAGGCCGAGCATGACCCCATGGCCTCCGCTATTCTCATAACCGACGACAGGAAACTGGCGGAGAGCACGGTTTCCGCCTTGTACAGACAGCTTGAGACGCTGGCCCGCCGGGATATCATCGAGAGGGCCCTGGACGGCTACGGAGCGGTGATAGTCTGTGAGAACATGAAGGAAGCCGTGGAGTTTGCAAACCAGCTGGCCCCGGAGCATCTTGAAGTCTGCTGCCGGGACCCCTTTGAGTATCTGGGCAGACTGGACAACGCCGGGTCGGTTTTCCTGGGGAATTACTCCCCGGAGCCTTTGGGGGACTACTTTGCCGGAGCCAACCATGTGCTGCCCACCGGCGGCACGGCCCGATTCTTCTCGCCGCTGTCGGTGGATGACTTTATCAAGAAATCCAGCTTCATCTATTATACTAAGGACGCGCTTATGGGGGCGGCGGGGGATATCATCGAGCTTGCCGAGACAGAGGAGCTGACCGCTCACGCTAACTCTATCCGCGTGCGGTTGGAGGAATGA
- the hisG gene encoding ATP phosphoribosyltransferase yields the protein MKPLRIALTKGRLESSTAKLMEKAGLDCSALHDKGRRLILPVGDSLEAVLAKAGDVITYLEHGVCDLGVVGKDVIMERGGQFFEILDLKFGKCGFALAAPKGADFYGGYGGKTIATKYPNVARRFFQGKNMDVRVIKIEGSVELAPLLGLADGIVDLVETGATLRENGLMVVEPVAEVSARLIVNAASLKLRKGEIEDLAARLEARLDK from the coding sequence ATGAAGCCGCTGCGCATAGCATTGACAAAGGGCAGGCTTGAGAGCTCCACGGCAAAGCTTATGGAGAAGGCCGGGCTGGACTGCTCCGCCCTCCATGATAAGGGACGCAGGCTGATACTGCCCGTGGGGGACAGCCTTGAAGCTGTGCTGGCAAAGGCCGGGGACGTGATAACCTACCTGGAGCACGGAGTCTGCGACCTGGGGGTAGTGGGCAAGGACGTGATAATGGAGAGGGGCGGCCAGTTCTTTGAGATACTGGACCTAAAGTTCGGCAAATGCGGCTTTGCCCTGGCTGCGCCTAAGGGGGCTGATTTCTACGGCGGCTATGGCGGCAAGACCATCGCCACAAAATACCCCAATGTGGCAAGGCGGTTTTTCCAGGGGAAGAACATGGACGTGCGGGTCATAAAGATAGAGGGATCTGTGGAGCTTGCGCCCCTTTTGGGCCTTGCGGACGGTATTGTGGACCTGGTGGAGACCGGCGCGACCCTTAGGGAGAACGGCCTTATGGTAGTCGAGCCTGTGGCCGAGGTCTCTGCGCGGCTGATAGTCAACGCGGCCAGCCTGAAGCTGCGCAAGGGGGAGATAGAGGATTTGGCTGCGCGTCTGGAGGCCCGGCTGGATAAGTAA
- the hisZ gene encoding ATP phosphoribosyltransferase regulatory subunit — MKNYSKLTPEGVHDVLFDQCRAHREAQRRLTAIFARRGYREVITPGLEYYDVFSLQGAALPQQEMYKSTDSGGRLLVFRPDSTLPIARMAAARLQSRRRPIRLYYCQSVYRAYPELSGRSHEAPQMGVELLGAAGLRADLEVMAAAAEAMGAVGGDYRIELGHAGLFRHLVQRLELPPESREEIRATIETKNYGALGGLLDPLGDSPEAKALRRLPRLFGGEEALAEAESWRLDGGAAEALHYLRTLYTALGEMGLGRRLMVDLGLVQRNDYYTGVVFSGYVQGHGGPVLTGGRYDNLCGRFGPDMPAMGFAMDMDAAAALLEPGMFQERAAQVLVHGEPGFEPQAQRELMRRTAGGQVCEGSVWETLEEALEYARSEGLPTVVAVGRSVRTIEIADMGGRV, encoded by the coding sequence ATGAAAAATTACAGCAAGCTTACCCCAGAGGGGGTGCATGATGTACTCTTTGACCAGTGCCGTGCCCATAGGGAGGCCCAGCGGCGGCTGACAGCTATTTTCGCAAGACGGGGCTATAGAGAGGTGATTACTCCCGGACTGGAGTATTATGACGTGTTCAGCCTTCAGGGCGCGGCCCTGCCACAGCAGGAGATGTATAAATCCACTGACAGCGGCGGAAGGCTTCTGGTCTTTCGGCCGGATTCCACCCTGCCCATAGCCCGCATGGCTGCGGCAAGGCTCCAGAGCCGGCGGCGGCCTATCCGCCTTTATTACTGCCAGAGCGTCTATCGTGCCTATCCTGAGCTCTCCGGCCGCAGCCACGAAGCCCCACAGATGGGAGTGGAGCTGCTGGGGGCGGCGGGGCTCAGAGCGGACCTGGAGGTTATGGCCGCGGCCGCGGAGGCTATGGGGGCGGTGGGCGGCGATTATCGCATCGAACTGGGCCACGCGGGCCTGTTCCGGCATTTGGTCCAGCGGCTGGAGCTGCCGCCGGAGAGTCGGGAGGAGATACGGGCCACCATCGAGACAAAAAACTATGGGGCCCTGGGAGGGCTCTTGGATCCTTTAGGGGACAGCCCGGAGGCTAAGGCCCTGCGGCGACTGCCAAGGCTCTTTGGCGGGGAGGAGGCTTTGGCCGAGGCCGAGAGTTGGCGGCTTGACGGCGGGGCGGCGGAGGCCCTGCACTATCTACGCACCCTGTACACGGCCCTAGGGGAAATGGGCCTGGGCCGGCGGCTGATGGTGGACCTGGGGCTGGTGCAGCGCAACGACTACTATACCGGCGTGGTGTTTTCCGGGTATGTCCAGGGACATGGGGGCCCGGTGCTCACCGGCGGCAGATATGACAACCTCTGCGGGCGGTTCGGCCCGGATATGCCCGCCATGGGCTTCGCCATGGACATGGACGCGGCCGCCGCCCTTTTGGAGCCCGGTATGTTCCAGGAGAGGGCGGCCCAAGTGCTGGTCCACGGCGAGCCGGGCTTTGAGCCCCAGGCCCAGCGGGAGCTTATGCGGCGCACAGCCGGCGGACAGGTCTGCGAGGGCTCTGTCTGGGAAACTCTGGAGGAGGCTCTGGAGTACGCAAGGAGCGAGGGCCTCCCCACCGTAGTGGCGGTGGGGAGGAGCGTCAGGACCATAGAGATTGCTGACATGGGAGGGAGAGTATGA
- a CDS encoding S66 family peptidase: MKELIKPQRIHPGDTVATISISGGRAGDKDMLWRYELGKRRLQEVFGLKVVETPHALAGNEYIYQHPELRAADLHWALENPEVKAIITNMGGDDSYRLFPYLDYGLIRSHPKIFMGFSDITTSCCIFAHAGVMSYYGPSLLTPIAQPGRLDEYTESAMRKALFSGEIIGRVEPCPKYTPIEWQDKPEEDIVWQENPGYKLIQGRGKVQGRLIGGCWGPLQQIMGTNIFPDRELWEGSIIFMENISPYNSALAALHGWRALAASGALDVCAGIITPAMSEKEDQMLLKVLRQEVHREDLPVLEGVDFGHRTPMTVLPIGALAELDCASASFTILESGVC, from the coding sequence ATGAAAGAACTGATAAAACCCCAACGTATCCACCCGGGTGACACCGTCGCCACGATCTCCATATCCGGCGGCAGAGCAGGCGACAAGGATATGCTCTGGCGCTATGAGCTGGGCAAGCGGCGGCTTCAGGAGGTCTTCGGCCTGAAGGTGGTGGAAACGCCCCACGCCCTGGCCGGGAACGAGTACATCTATCAGCACCCGGAGTTAAGGGCGGCGGATCTGCACTGGGCGCTGGAAAACCCGGAGGTCAAAGCCATCATCACGAACATGGGCGGGGACGATTCCTACCGGCTGTTCCCTTACTTGGACTACGGCCTTATACGTTCCCATCCTAAGATATTCATGGGTTTCTCCGATATCACAACTTCATGTTGTATATTTGCCCATGCCGGGGTCATGAGCTACTACGGCCCCAGTCTCCTGACTCCCATAGCCCAGCCGGGCAGGCTGGATGAATACACTGAGAGCGCCATGAGGAAAGCGCTCTTTTCCGGGGAGATAATAGGCCGTGTGGAGCCCTGCCCGAAATATACGCCCATCGAGTGGCAGGACAAGCCGGAAGAAGATATAGTCTGGCAGGAGAACCCGGGTTACAAGCTTATCCAGGGCAGGGGAAAGGTACAGGGCAGGCTCATTGGAGGCTGCTGGGGCCCGTTACAGCAGATAATGGGCACAAATATCTTCCCCGATAGAGAGCTCTGGGAGGGGAGCATAATTTTTATGGAGAATATCTCGCCCTATAACAGCGCACTTGCCGCCCTGCACGGCTGGCGGGCCCTGGCGGCCAGCGGGGCGCTGGACGTTTGCGCGGGGATCATCACACCGGCAATGAGCGAGAAGGAGGACCAGATGCTCCTAAAAGTGCTGAGGCAGGAGGTGCACAGGGAGGACCTGCCGGTGCTGGAGGGTGTGGACTTTGGACACCGTACCCCCATGACTGTGCTGCCTATTGGGGCCCTGGCGGAGTTGGACTGTGCTTCCGCAAGTTTCACTATATTGGAGAGCGGTGTGTGCTGA
- a CDS encoding PolC-type DNA polymerase III, which translates to MSSIGAFFQKEINGVTFPRPLLEGEIESLAIDREDRSVQLAVRFPGFVEYGELQRFGGQVAGRAYRRVTVRPSFPAEAFDPEQLESFAAALKERDATLNGSLRGAQAAFEGGKLTVTLAHGGYELLAARGTAEKLAGLIGDWFDIGCTVEFAGKLTVNEGDGSLLERVHNQEVKRQREAVIREMEAYEESMARETAKRKIEVREGDYLLPQIIPETARPLLGQVPKGKPIPLRDLSLDLGSAVVWGEIFDIESKETRDKTKKIYSIDITDYTGSTTIKIIQDAGQCKELDKLSKGRSILVRGSLEYDKYDRENVLRPRAIATVDQVEIVDNAPSDKKRVELHLHTSMSEMDGITPAGELIKQAHKWGQRAIAITDHGVAQAFPDAMNAQEAINKEDPDFKVIYGTEAYFVNDLVPAAVGESARDLSGEFICFDLETTGLSAKKERITEIGAVRVKNGKLLDHFDTFVDPEKPIPPKITELTGITNEMVAGAPKEAEALRMFYEFCGEDPVLVAHNAGFDTSFLRAAGERSGAVFHYPYIDTVPMCRSLLKDIKDCKLDTVAKYLKLGDFNHHRADDDAAMLGEIFINLVERLKDSQNAGTVRDINTALAGGDPKKLKTYHQIILVKNNTGLKNLYRLISAAHLEFFSRRPRIPKSLLNKYREGLIIGSACEAGELFRAMVQGDSFEELCRRAEYYDYLEIQPIGNNMFMVRNGETDEEGLREYNRTIVKIGEKLNKPVVATGDVHFKDPKDADYRRVIMKGFADADQQAPLYMRTTAEMLKEFEYLGKEKAFEVVVTNPNLIADMCDSIRPVPMGNFPPFIEGAQEQLVDITWRRAKERYGDPLPEIVEKRLNKELGSIIKHGFSVLYMTAQKLVADSEAHGYLVGSRGSVGSSFVASMSGISEVNPLEPHYICPKCKHSEFITDGSFDSGFDLPPKNCPICGEPMDRDGHTIPFETFLGFDGDKVPDIDLNFSGEQQSSSHRYTEELFGRDNVFKAGTISGVQEKTAYGYVKSYAEERGKTLHKAEEKRLALGCTGVKRTTGQHPGGMIVIPRGMEVYDFCPIQHPANKQDSPNITTHFDFHSIHDNVCKLDELGHDVPTIYHYLEEYTGIPVMKVSMSDPEVMSLFSSPAALGVTPEDLDGVKTGTLSLPELGTNFVRGMLEECEPTRFSDFLQISGLSHGTAVWLGNAQELIKNGTCTISEVIGTRDNIMVYLLNKGLEPKMAFKIMEIVRKGKAGKLLTEEHIAAMKDHDVPQWYIDSCFKIQYMFPKAHAAAYMIAALRLGWYKVHKPIEFYAAYFTVRSEDFDGATALGGRDAVLRRMRDIDQKIKNREASAKEEGEFETLQIINEMMARGIELLGVDLYKSSAKRFVVEDGKIRLPFSSLKGVGDAAALSLEDAKNSGGEYISIDDLQDRAKVSSSVIDTLKEVGALRGLPESSQTSLF; encoded by the coding sequence TTGAGCAGTATAGGAGCGTTTTTTCAAAAGGAGATAAACGGTGTGACCTTTCCCCGGCCGCTTTTGGAGGGGGAGATAGAGAGCCTTGCTATTGACCGGGAGGATCGGTCCGTGCAGTTGGCGGTAAGGTTTCCCGGGTTTGTGGAGTACGGCGAGCTGCAGCGCTTTGGTGGGCAGGTGGCCGGGAGAGCTTATAGGCGGGTGACAGTGCGGCCGAGCTTTCCGGCTGAAGCCTTCGACCCGGAGCAGCTGGAGTCCTTTGCCGCTGCCCTGAAGGAGCGGGACGCGACTCTTAACGGCAGTCTTCGGGGAGCCCAGGCGGCCTTCGAAGGCGGTAAGCTCACTGTTACCCTGGCCCACGGCGGCTATGAGCTGCTTGCCGCCCGGGGCACGGCGGAGAAGCTGGCGGGGCTTATCGGGGACTGGTTTGATATCGGCTGCACAGTGGAGTTTGCTGGCAAGCTCACGGTAAACGAGGGCGACGGCTCCCTTCTCGAGCGGGTGCACAATCAGGAGGTCAAGCGCCAGCGGGAGGCCGTAATCCGGGAGATGGAGGCCTATGAGGAGTCCATGGCCAGGGAGACAGCAAAAAGAAAGATAGAGGTGCGCGAGGGGGATTACCTTCTTCCGCAGATAATCCCGGAGACGGCCCGGCCCCTGCTGGGGCAGGTCCCAAAGGGCAAGCCTATACCGCTGCGTGACTTGAGCCTGGATTTGGGCAGCGCGGTGGTATGGGGGGAGATATTCGACATAGAGAGCAAGGAGACCAGGGATAAGACCAAGAAGATATACTCTATAGACATAACGGACTATACCGGCTCTACCACAATAAAAATCATACAGGACGCGGGGCAGTGCAAAGAGCTGGACAAGCTGAGTAAGGGCAGGTCAATACTTGTGCGCGGCAGCCTTGAGTATGACAAATACGACCGGGAGAACGTACTGCGCCCTAGGGCCATCGCCACGGTGGACCAGGTGGAGATAGTGGATAACGCCCCCAGCGATAAGAAGCGGGTGGAGCTGCACCTGCACACCAGTATGTCTGAAATGGACGGGATAACCCCGGCGGGGGAACTGATAAAGCAGGCCCATAAGTGGGGCCAGCGAGCCATAGCCATCACCGACCACGGCGTGGCCCAGGCCTTCCCGGACGCTATGAACGCCCAGGAGGCCATAAACAAGGAGGACCCTGATTTCAAGGTCATCTACGGCACGGAGGCGTACTTTGTAAACGACCTGGTGCCTGCCGCCGTTGGGGAGAGCGCCAGGGACCTCTCGGGGGAGTTTATCTGCTTTGACCTTGAGACCACGGGGCTTTCGGCAAAGAAGGAGCGTATAACGGAGATAGGCGCGGTGCGTGTGAAAAACGGCAAGCTCCTTGACCATTTTGACACCTTTGTGGACCCGGAGAAGCCCATACCGCCGAAGATAACCGAGCTGACAGGCATCACCAATGAGATGGTGGCCGGGGCACCCAAGGAGGCCGAAGCGCTCCGGATGTTCTATGAGTTCTGCGGAGAGGACCCGGTGCTGGTGGCCCATAACGCCGGGTTCGACACCTCCTTCCTGCGGGCGGCAGGGGAGCGCAGCGGCGCTGTTTTCCACTACCCATACATAGACACCGTGCCCATGTGCCGCTCGCTTTTAAAGGACATAAAGGACTGCAAGCTGGACACTGTGGCCAAGTACCTAAAGCTGGGTGACTTCAACCACCACAGGGCCGACGACGACGCGGCCATGCTGGGGGAGATATTCATAAATCTGGTCGAAAGGCTAAAGGACAGCCAGAACGCAGGGACGGTTAGGGACATCAACACGGCCCTGGCCGGCGGCGACCCCAAGAAGCTGAAGACTTATCATCAGATAATTCTTGTAAAGAACAATACCGGGCTTAAAAACCTGTACCGGCTGATATCCGCCGCCCATCTGGAGTTTTTCAGCCGCCGCCCTCGGATACCAAAGAGCCTTTTGAACAAGTATCGGGAGGGTCTGATAATCGGCAGCGCCTGCGAGGCCGGGGAGCTTTTCCGAGCTATGGTGCAGGGGGACAGCTTCGAGGAGCTGTGCAGGAGAGCGGAGTATTACGACTATCTGGAGATACAGCCCATCGGCAACAATATGTTCATGGTTAGAAACGGCGAGACCGACGAGGAGGGCCTCAGAGAGTACAACCGTACCATCGTGAAAATTGGGGAGAAGCTTAATAAGCCAGTGGTTGCCACCGGGGACGTGCACTTTAAGGACCCAAAGGACGCGGACTACCGCCGGGTGATAATGAAGGGCTTTGCCGACGCGGACCAGCAGGCCCCGCTGTATATGCGCACCACGGCGGAGATGCTAAAGGAGTTCGAGTACCTGGGTAAAGAGAAGGCCTTTGAGGTGGTGGTCACAAACCCGAACCTTATCGCCGATATGTGCGACAGCATAAGGCCGGTGCCCATGGGCAATTTCCCGCCGTTTATCGAGGGCGCTCAGGAGCAGCTGGTGGACATCACCTGGCGCAGGGCCAAGGAGCGGTACGGAGACCCGCTGCCGGAGATAGTTGAAAAGCGGCTTAATAAGGAACTGGGCTCCATAATCAAGCACGGCTTCTCCGTGCTGTATATGACTGCCCAAAAGCTGGTGGCCGACAGCGAGGCCCACGGCTATCTGGTGGGCTCCAGAGGTTCGGTGGGCTCCTCCTTTGTGGCCAGTATGTCGGGTATCTCCGAGGTGAACCCACTTGAGCCTCACTATATCTGCCCCAAGTGCAAGCACAGCGAGTTCATAACCGACGGAAGCTTCGACTCGGGCTTTGACCTGCCGCCCAAAAACTGTCCGATCTGCGGGGAGCCCATGGACCGGGACGGCCATACCATACCCTTCGAGACCTTCCTGGGCTTCGACGGGGACAAGGTCCCCGATATCGACCTGAACTTCTCCGGCGAGCAACAGAGCAGTTCCCACCGCTATACAGAGGAGCTCTTTGGAAGGGACAACGTGTTCAAGGCGGGGACCATCTCCGGCGTGCAGGAAAAGACGGCCTACGGCTATGTAAAGAGCTACGCCGAGGAGCGGGGCAAAACACTGCACAAGGCCGAGGAGAAGCGGCTGGCCCTGGGCTGCACGGGGGTGAAGCGCACCACCGGCCAGCACCCCGGGGGCATGATAGTCATACCCCGGGGCATGGAGGTCTACGACTTCTGTCCCATACAGCACCCGGCCAACAAGCAGGACTCGCCCAATATCACCACCCACTTCGACTTCCACTCCATACACGACAACGTGTGCAAGCTGGACGAGCTGGGCCACGATGTGCCCACCATCTATCACTATCTGGAGGAGTATACCGGCATACCCGTGATGAAGGTCAGTATGAGCGACCCGGAGGTCATGAGCCTGTTTAGTTCTCCGGCGGCCCTGGGAGTTACCCCGGAGGACCTGGACGGAGTGAAGACAGGAACCCTGTCCCTGCCGGAGCTGGGGACAAACTTTGTGCGGGGAATGCTTGAAGAATGTGAGCCCACCCGGTTCTCGGATTTCCTGCAGATATCCGGCCTGTCCCATGGTACGGCGGTATGGCTGGGAAACGCGCAGGAGCTTATTAAGAACGGAACCTGCACCATTTCTGAGGTTATAGGTACACGTGATAATATTATGGTGTACCTGCTCAACAAGGGACTTGAGCCAAAGATGGCCTTTAAAATTATGGAGATAGTCCGCAAGGGCAAGGCCGGGAAGCTGCTTACGGAGGAACATATAGCCGCCATGAAGGACCACGACGTGCCACAGTGGTACATTGACTCCTGTTTCAAGATACAGTATATGTTCCCAAAGGCCCACGCCGCGGCATATATGATAGCGGCCCTGCGCCTGGGATGGTACAAGGTGCATAAGCCCATAGAGTTCTACGCCGCGTATTTCACCGTGCGCAGCGAGGACTTTGACGGCGCCACGGCCCTGGGGGGGCGGGACGCGGTGCTGCGCCGTATGCGGGACATCGACCAGAAGATAAAGAACCGGGAGGCCAGCGCCAAGGAGGAGGGCGAGTTTGAAACCCTACAGATAATCAATGAGATGATGGCGAGGGGCATAGAACTGTTGGGAGTAGACTTATACAAATCCTCGGCAAAGCGTTTCGTTGTTGAGGACGGCAAAATACGACTGCCCTTCTCCAGCCTGAAGGGCGTTGGCGATGCGGCGGCGCTGAGTCTGGAGGACGCGAAAAATTCTGGCGGCGAGTACATTTCTATTGACGATCTGCAAGATAGGGCCAAGGTGTCCAGCTCGGTGATAGACACCCTCAAAGAGGTGGGCGCGCTGCGGGGCCTGCCGGAGAGCAGCCAGACGAGTTTGTTTTAA
- a CDS encoding histidine phosphatase family protein produces the protein MKRIITLQHCQSEQHINGMMGGWNDWELTKLGFEQARRIGERLGAELKGQSVKIYSSDLKRAAHTAAPLAERLGVEVEYRKELREKNFGPAVMGKSQEWYREHCDNFGDNIDERCMPGAETKREIYERLMPLCEEMLGRPEDTLVLVSHGGALSVWNVVWLGLPPEVMNTCGIFGKAGTVGEFNIYEGWERRIVRAGDLSYIRD, from the coding sequence ATGAAGCGCATAATCACCCTCCAACACTGTCAGTCAGAGCAGCATATAAACGGCATGATGGGCGGCTGGAATGATTGGGAGCTGACGAAGCTGGGCTTTGAGCAGGCCCGCCGCATTGGGGAGCGGCTGGGGGCGGAGCTTAAGGGGCAGTCCGTAAAGATATACTCCTCGGACCTGAAAAGGGCAGCGCATACCGCCGCGCCTTTAGCTGAAAGATTGGGAGTTGAGGTGGAGTACAGAAAAGAACTGCGGGAGAAAAACTTCGGCCCGGCAGTTATGGGGAAGAGCCAGGAATGGTACAGGGAGCACTGCGATAATTTTGGCGACAATATAGATGAGCGCTGTATGCCCGGAGCCGAGACCAAAAGGGAGATTTACGAGCGCCTTATGCCGCTCTGCGAGGAGATGCTCGGGCGGCCCGAGGACACGTTGGTTCTGGTGTCCCACGGCGGGGCCCTCAGCGTGTGGAACGTGGTCTGGCTGGGCCTGCCGCCGGAGGTCATGAATACCTGCGGCATCTTCGGCAAGGCTGGGACCGTGGGGGAGTTCAATATATATGAGGGCTGGGAGCGAAGGATAGTACGTGCGGGAGATCTGTCATACATCAGGGACTGA